A part of Thermotoga petrophila RKU-1 genomic DNA contains:
- the pyrH gene encoding UMP kinase translates to MRVLVKLSGEALSGEGGRGFDPERVNYIVTEIKSVVEEGFKIGIVVGAGNLFRGVELKNLTMARADQIGLLGTVMNSVYLKDIFERSGLKARIYSQIVNLPDVERVNYDSIESALRENSILIFAGGTSNPFFTTDTAAVLRAQEMKAKLVVKATKVDGVYDKDPKKFPDAKKIPHLTFSEAMKMGLKVMDAEAFALCKKLGITVKVINFFEPGTLLKALKGEDVGSTVVPD, encoded by the coding sequence ATGAGAGTACTGGTGAAGCTGAGTGGGGAAGCACTCTCGGGAGAAGGAGGCAGAGGCTTCGATCCAGAAAGGGTGAACTATATAGTTACAGAGATCAAAAGCGTCGTTGAAGAGGGTTTCAAAATAGGTATCGTTGTGGGAGCAGGAAATCTTTTCAGGGGTGTCGAGCTGAAGAATCTCACCATGGCAAGGGCCGATCAGATCGGTCTTCTCGGGACGGTGATGAATTCCGTATATTTGAAAGACATCTTCGAAAGATCCGGATTGAAAGCTCGAATTTATTCACAGATAGTGAATCTTCCGGATGTGGAAAGGGTGAACTACGATTCTATAGAATCTGCCCTAAGAGAAAACAGCATTCTGATCTTCGCTGGAGGTACGAGCAATCCATTTTTCACAACGGACACGGCAGCCGTTCTGAGAGCCCAGGAGATGAAAGCAAAACTGGTGGTGAAAGCCACAAAAGTGGATGGTGTGTACGATAAAGACCCAAAGAAATTTCCCGATGCTAAGAAGATCCCTCATCTCACGTTCTCAGAAGCGATGAAAATGGGGCTCAAGGTCATGGACGCCGAAGCCTTCGCACTGTGTAAGAAGCTTGGGATCACAGTGAAAGTGATCAATTTCTTCGAACCAGGAACTCTTCTGAAAGCGCTGAAGGGAGAAGACGTGGGAAGCACCGTTGTTCCAGATTAA
- a CDS encoding MFS transporter: protein MRIDEIVEKYVDRKTQRRFLILTSIAWMFDAAGVMLLSFVLPYVIKEWNLTSTQGATIASATFLGMLFGALSVGFVADLLGRKVSNLFFFIVTITFTFLSGFSSSFETLLVLRGLSGFGYGGLMPSFNAYLAEFTSIRLRGRYLVLLESSWAVGSILIGLFAVNVLPNWRWVFWIFSIGYLFVPVFLRMPETPKYAFLKGGKEALERSLGKRVEEEVELPKKEKVPILALLKREHLKDTVVIWIAWFVVSFVYYALFTWAPRIFSSLGVSVVKSSWFTFYMMVAQLPGYLSAAYFIEKWGRKASLGVYFIGTGLVALLWANVRGDASLLAAALVLSFFCLGVWGLVYAYTPELYPTPLRGTGNGAAGVWARIAGIIAPYYTGFMMEKGKSIAETLAWISAMAMFAGVIVLMFGRETKGKYVD from the coding sequence ATGAGAATAGACGAAATAGTTGAAAAATACGTGGACAGAAAAACTCAGAGAAGGTTTCTCATCCTCACTTCTATCGCCTGGATGTTCGACGCTGCCGGTGTTATGCTTCTTTCTTTTGTGCTTCCTTACGTGATAAAGGAATGGAATCTCACCTCTACTCAGGGAGCTACCATAGCGAGTGCTACCTTCCTTGGAATGCTTTTTGGAGCGCTTTCTGTGGGGTTCGTGGCTGACCTTCTTGGAAGGAAAGTTTCCAATCTGTTCTTTTTCATCGTAACGATCACCTTCACTTTTCTGTCCGGCTTTTCCTCATCGTTCGAAACTCTTTTAGTTCTGAGAGGCCTTTCGGGTTTTGGGTATGGAGGCTTGATGCCTTCGTTCAACGCGTATCTTGCAGAATTCACGAGTATCAGACTCAGGGGAAGGTATCTTGTGCTTCTGGAGTCGAGCTGGGCGGTTGGGAGTATACTGATAGGACTCTTCGCAGTGAATGTTCTCCCGAACTGGAGATGGGTCTTCTGGATCTTCTCCATCGGGTACCTTTTTGTTCCGGTGTTTCTTAGGATGCCCGAAACTCCAAAGTACGCGTTTTTGAAGGGTGGAAAAGAAGCGCTGGAAAGGTCTCTGGGTAAAAGAGTGGAGGAAGAGGTGGAGCTTCCAAAAAAAGAGAAAGTTCCCATCCTGGCTCTTTTGAAGAGGGAACATTTGAAAGACACAGTTGTGATCTGGATAGCGTGGTTCGTTGTGAGCTTCGTGTATTACGCTCTGTTCACCTGGGCTCCCAGGATCTTCTCCTCGCTGGGTGTGAGTGTTGTCAAATCTTCCTGGTTCACATTCTACATGATGGTGGCACAGCTTCCCGGGTACCTTTCGGCAGCCTACTTCATAGAAAAATGGGGAAGAAAGGCTTCTCTTGGTGTTTACTTCATAGGAACAGGACTTGTCGCTCTGCTGTGGGCCAACGTGAGAGGAGATGCTTCGCTTCTTGCAGCTGCTTTGGTCCTTTCTTTCTTCTGTCTTGGAGTGTGGGGACTGGTCTATGCCTACACACCGGAGCTGTATCCCACGCCGCTCAGGGGGACTGGAAACGGAGCAGCGGGAGTATGGGCAAGGATAGCGGGTATAATAGCTCCTTACTACACAGGCTTCATGATGGAGAAAGGAAAAAGCATCGCGGAAACCCTCGCATGGATCTCCGCGATGGCAATGTTTGCCGGTGTGATCGTTCTGATGTTTGGAAGAGAAACAAAGGGGAAATACGTGGATTAA
- a CDS encoding transcription repressor NadR, which yields MKTVRQERLKSIVRILERSKEPVSGAQLAEELSVSRQVIVQDIAYLRSLGYNIVATPRGYVLAGGKSGVSRLVAVKHAPEEIKEELLCVVRNGGRIVDVIVEHPVYGEIRGIIDVSSEEEVLKFVNLMEMAKTEPLLTLSGGVHLHTIEAPDEETMERIMRELKKKGFLIEEG from the coding sequence ATGAAGACCGTTAGACAGGAAAGATTGAAGTCTATCGTAAGGATTCTCGAGAGATCAAAAGAACCCGTCAGTGGAGCTCAGCTGGCAGAAGAACTCAGTGTGAGTCGGCAGGTAATTGTCCAGGATATCGCCTACTTGAGAAGTCTTGGTTACAACATCGTGGCCACGCCAAGGGGATACGTGCTTGCGGGTGGAAAATCCGGAGTCTCGAGGCTTGTAGCTGTGAAGCACGCGCCAGAAGAGATAAAAGAAGAATTACTCTGTGTGGTGAGAAACGGTGGAAGAATAGTCGATGTGATTGTGGAACATCCGGTTTACGGTGAAATAAGAGGTATCATCGATGTTTCCTCCGAGGAAGAGGTCTTGAAATTTGTAAACTTGATGGAGATGGCAAAGACAGAACCTCTCTTAACTCTCTCTGGAGGAGTTCATCTTCACACCATAGAGGCACCGGATGAAGAAACAATGGAAAGAATCATGAGAGAGCTGAAGAAAAAAGGTTTCCTGATAGAGGAGGGATAA
- a CDS encoding radical SAM protein, which yields MRALIVDGYIDEPAAFGVPPYVSPYIRYLAGALVVHDVEVDYVTIDRMRKESLWEIANEYDFLFVFGGITVPGRYKGGTPLTLSELQRILSITRRPTKIVGGPIVGGYSLRGGSVARRFDIQADYLVSGDMEAFVVSYFRGVPDPEAKSDYELIDAVAPYGAVVLEKHPNFPHVICEIEVSRGCERRTFCSFCTEPLLHGRLKSRDVQAILKEIESLYRAGCRAFRFGRAANILAFGSDRNGGKPSPEILEELYSGTREVAPHLEVLHTDNANPSYLVTYEKECRKIVETIVRYNTPGDVFSFGVESFDENVLKKNNVQGSPEEFLKAIAVVNEIGGVRVDGIPKLLPGVNLIFGLPGETEETLKKNYSYLKRILDEGYLLRRINIRKLLAYPGTPVYEYLKNKKHRIKSHLHEQWKRKIREEIDREMLKRVFPAGTVLKKVIVEYREGKTSFGRQLGSYPILVGIPGNHSGVLDVVVVSHGERSVTALPYPSFINSMSLEELTAIPGIGSALARKIILNRPFRSWEDLKKVVPAETVNFLRKLGISLQQV from the coding sequence ATGAGAGCGCTCATAGTGGACGGTTACATAGACGAACCTGCCGCTTTCGGTGTCCCACCTTATGTGAGTCCGTACATCAGGTACCTCGCAGGTGCACTTGTGGTTCATGATGTAGAAGTCGATTATGTCACCATAGACAGGATGAGAAAGGAATCACTCTGGGAAATTGCGAACGAATACGACTTTCTTTTTGTTTTTGGTGGAATCACCGTGCCAGGTCGATACAAGGGCGGAACACCTCTCACCCTTTCAGAGCTTCAGAGGATTCTCAGCATCACAAGAAGGCCCACCAAAATAGTGGGAGGCCCAATAGTTGGGGGATATTCACTCAGAGGGGGATCTGTGGCAAGACGATTTGACATACAGGCGGATTATCTGGTGAGTGGAGATATGGAGGCTTTTGTAGTCTCCTATTTTCGAGGTGTACCCGATCCAGAGGCAAAAAGCGATTATGAGCTGATCGATGCGGTGGCACCTTATGGGGCCGTTGTCCTTGAGAAACATCCGAACTTTCCGCATGTCATATGCGAAATAGAAGTCTCGAGGGGTTGTGAAAGAAGAACGTTCTGTTCTTTTTGTACAGAGCCGCTTCTCCACGGAAGGTTGAAATCTCGAGATGTACAGGCCATACTGAAAGAGATAGAGTCCCTCTACAGAGCTGGATGCAGAGCATTTCGCTTCGGAAGGGCTGCAAATATCTTGGCGTTTGGATCTGACAGAAACGGAGGGAAGCCTTCCCCAGAGATCTTGGAAGAGCTGTACTCGGGTACCAGAGAAGTAGCTCCTCATCTGGAAGTTCTCCACACAGACAACGCCAACCCATCCTACCTTGTTACATACGAAAAGGAATGTAGAAAGATAGTTGAAACCATTGTCAGATACAACACACCAGGTGATGTGTTCTCCTTTGGAGTGGAGTCCTTCGACGAAAATGTTCTGAAGAAGAACAACGTTCAGGGTTCGCCGGAAGAGTTTTTGAAAGCCATCGCTGTTGTGAATGAGATAGGTGGAGTGCGGGTAGATGGAATACCAAAACTCCTTCCCGGTGTGAATCTGATCTTCGGTCTTCCGGGGGAAACGGAAGAAACCCTCAAAAAGAATTATTCATATCTGAAGCGCATTCTCGATGAAGGTTATCTTCTGAGAAGGATAAACATCAGAAAACTTCTCGCCTATCCGGGAACTCCGGTATACGAGTATCTGAAGAATAAAAAGCACAGAATCAAAAGCCATCTTCATGAACAATGGAAAAGAAAAATAAGAGAAGAGATAGATCGTGAAATGCTGAAGAGAGTCTTCCCTGCCGGCACTGTTCTAAAAAAGGTGATAGTTGAGTACAGAGAAGGAAAAACCTCTTTTGGAAGACAGCTGGGGAGTTATCCAATACTCGTCGGCATTCCGGGAAATCACAGCGGTGTGCTGGACGTGGTTGTAGTTTCCCATGGCGAACGATCGGTGACTGCCCTGCCTTACCCTTCCTTCATAAACTCCATGTCACTGGAAGAACTCACAGCGATCCCAGGGATTGGAAGTGCCCTCGCCAGAAAGATCATCTTGAATCGTCCCTTCAGAAGCTGGGAAGATCTCAAGAAAGTAGTTCCCGCCGAGACAGTGAACTTTCTCAGAAAGCTTGGCATTTCTTTACAGCAGGTGTAA
- a CDS encoding RNA polymerase sigma factor, translated as MNEKKLVEALKRKEDWAYEILYREFAPKIGSIAKSFLNTDDVDDVVQDVFLRIFKGIKKFRGDSKLSTWIYRIAVNVCKDYLQKYKKRNEFLTDFQEKDNEEEIYIQPEAKEDVFDEVLRSITAERVQKALEKLSPEDRLLIKLRDIDGLSYEEIASVLQKPVGTVKSRLHYARKRLGNLLKEGGTVER; from the coding sequence TTGAACGAAAAAAAACTCGTTGAAGCCCTCAAAAGGAAAGAAGACTGGGCATACGAGATTCTATACAGAGAATTCGCTCCAAAAATAGGAAGTATAGCAAAGAGCTTTTTGAACACCGACGATGTGGATGATGTTGTTCAGGATGTTTTTTTGAGGATTTTCAAAGGGATAAAGAAATTCAGAGGCGATTCGAAGCTCTCTACGTGGATCTACAGGATAGCCGTGAATGTCTGTAAGGACTATCTTCAGAAGTACAAGAAGAGAAACGAGTTTTTGACGGATTTCCAGGAGAAAGACAACGAAGAGGAAATCTACATCCAGCCGGAAGCGAAAGAGGATGTGTTCGATGAAGTGCTTCGATCGATCACTGCTGAGAGGGTTCAAAAGGCTCTGGAAAAGCTCTCACCGGAGGACAGGCTGCTCATAAAACTGAGGGATATAGACGGGTTGAGCTATGAAGAAATAGCGTCCGTTTTGCAAAAACCTGTTGGAACTGTGAAAAGCCGTCTTCACTACGCAAGAAAGAGGCTGGGAAACTTGCTGAAAGAGGGTGGAACTGTTGAAAGATGA
- a CDS encoding lysine racemase, which yields MVYPRLLINLKEIEENAKKVVEMASRRGIEIVGVTKVTLGDPRFAETLRKAGIKILGESRIKNVLRMKKAGIEGPFMLLRLPMMSELVEDVRHFDYIMVSDPDVAKKVDELSREIKRNVKIIYMIDVGDLREGVWFEKAVEEIAQCKGTNVVGIGANFGCYGGIIPTREKFEILLDIKEKLEKNHGFNIEIVSGGNTPALYALENDEIPEGINQLRIGEAIVLGRDITNNRVIDWLSQDTFLIEAEVIEVKEKQSVPLGKKGLDVFGRKIEFVDRGIRKRAICALGEQDIDSRGLIPVDKGVEVLHASSDHIVLDVTDFGDVKVGDVFRFRMTYSCLLKAMTSPFVEKVYEPSI from the coding sequence ATGGTGTATCCCAGGCTTCTGATAAATCTAAAAGAGATAGAAGAAAACGCAAAAAAAGTAGTCGAAATGGCCTCCAGAAGAGGTATAGAAATAGTCGGTGTTACCAAGGTAACCCTTGGTGATCCCCGTTTTGCGGAAACGCTCAGGAAAGCGGGTATCAAGATACTGGGTGAGTCCAGGATAAAGAACGTTCTCAGAATGAAAAAAGCGGGAATCGAGGGACCGTTCATGCTCCTGAGACTTCCCATGATGAGTGAACTTGTTGAAGATGTGAGGCACTTCGATTACATCATGGTCTCCGATCCTGATGTGGCAAAGAAAGTGGATGAGCTCTCCAGAGAGATAAAGAGAAACGTGAAGATCATATATATGATAGATGTGGGAGATCTCAGGGAAGGTGTCTGGTTTGAGAAAGCCGTTGAAGAAATTGCTCAATGCAAAGGGACCAACGTTGTGGGAATTGGTGCCAATTTTGGATGCTACGGTGGTATCATACCAACGAGAGAAAAGTTTGAAATCCTGCTCGATATAAAGGAAAAGCTGGAAAAAAATCACGGATTCAACATAGAGATAGTCTCCGGTGGAAACACTCCGGCGCTCTACGCACTGGAGAACGACGAGATCCCTGAAGGAATAAACCAGCTCAGGATAGGAGAAGCCATTGTTCTGGGAAGGGACATAACGAACAATCGAGTCATAGACTGGCTTTCTCAGGACACCTTTCTGATCGAGGCTGAAGTGATAGAGGTGAAGGAGAAACAATCCGTTCCTCTTGGAAAGAAGGGACTCGATGTCTTTGGAAGGAAGATTGAGTTCGTGGACAGGGGCATAAGGAAGAGAGCGATCTGCGCTCTTGGAGAGCAAGATATAGACAGCAGAGGTCTCATTCCCGTGGACAAAGGAGTTGAGGTACTGCACGCTTCGAGCGATCATATCGTCCTCGATGTTACGGATTTTGGAGATGTGAAAGTCGGTGACGTGTTCAGGTTCAGAATGACTTACTCCTGTCTTTTGAAGGCTATGACTTCTCCATTCGTGGAGAAGGTGTATGAACCCTCAATTTGA
- a CDS encoding purine nucleoside phosphorylase I, inosine and guanosine-specific encodes MMKKIEEARTFISERTNLSPEILIILGSGFGSFIEKVGDPVTIDYKDIPHFPQPTVEGHSGKLVFGRISDRPVMIMAGRFHLYEGHDPATVAFPVYVAKYMGVKGVVVTNAAGAINPEYKPGEIILVRDIINFMFRNPLRGPNDERIGPRFPDMSSVVDPEWARKIQERLGLKVGVYIGVLGPSYETPAEIRTFEKLGADLVGMSTVPEVIAAKHCGLKAIVFSCVTNMAAGITHGRLSHEEVVRTTKMAQGKIEKALTTTVEVF; translated from the coding sequence ATGATGAAAAAGATCGAAGAAGCAAGGACGTTTATAAGTGAAAGAACGAACCTTTCACCGGAGATTTTGATCATCCTGGGATCCGGTTTTGGGTCTTTCATAGAAAAAGTGGGAGACCCTGTTACTATAGATTATAAAGATATTCCTCACTTCCCACAACCTACCGTGGAAGGCCACAGCGGGAAACTTGTTTTTGGAAGAATAAGCGACAGGCCTGTTATGATCATGGCAGGAAGGTTTCACCTTTATGAGGGCCACGATCCAGCAACGGTAGCTTTTCCTGTGTATGTGGCAAAGTACATGGGAGTGAAAGGTGTGGTTGTAACAAACGCTGCCGGTGCGATAAATCCGGAGTACAAACCTGGAGAAATCATTCTGGTGAGAGACATAATAAACTTCATGTTCAGAAATCCTCTCAGAGGCCCCAACGATGAAAGAATAGGTCCAAGGTTTCCTGATATGTCCTCGGTTGTTGATCCTGAATGGGCGAGGAAAATCCAGGAAAGACTCGGCCTGAAGGTAGGAGTTTACATCGGTGTTCTTGGGCCAAGTTACGAAACGCCAGCTGAAATACGCACCTTTGAAAAGCTCGGAGCCGATCTTGTTGGAATGTCAACCGTTCCAGAAGTGATCGCTGCAAAACATTGTGGGTTAAAAGCGATTGTGTTTTCTTGCGTGACGAACATGGCGGCTGGTATCACCCACGGAAGGCTGTCACACGAAGAAGTGGTGAGAACAACGAAAATGGCACAGGGTAAAATAGAAAAAGCTCTCACCACTACAGTGGAGGTGTTCTAA
- a CDS encoding DHH family phosphoesterase, producing the protein MDEIVKVLSRHDKILVVGHIMPDGDCVSSVLSLTLGLEKLGKEVKAAVDYKIPYVFEKFPHIDKIEENLNFDPELLVVVDVSSPDRIGKFQDFLDKVPSVVIDHHSTNVKFGNWNWVDPSFAATAQMIFRINEALGVEYDSKLATLNYLGIATDTGFFRHSNADVRVFEDAYKLVKMGADAHFVAKEILENKRFEQFKLFAEVLERLQLLEDGKIAYSYIDYDTYLKHNCTDEDSAGFVGELRSIRGVEVAVLFMEFPRGKIHVSMRSKDWFNVNEVAFELGGGGHPRAAGVTFEGEKIEEVIPKVINHLLKKFKEGVESESEKISEGNVLGG; encoded by the coding sequence GTGGACGAGATCGTCAAAGTGCTTTCCCGACACGATAAAATACTCGTTGTAGGACACATAATGCCCGATGGTGATTGTGTGAGTTCCGTTCTGAGCCTCACACTCGGACTGGAAAAATTAGGAAAAGAAGTGAAGGCTGCTGTAGATTACAAAATTCCTTACGTATTCGAGAAATTCCCTCACATAGATAAAATAGAAGAGAATCTGAATTTTGATCCGGAACTTCTTGTGGTGGTTGATGTCTCTTCTCCCGACAGAATCGGAAAGTTCCAGGATTTCCTGGATAAGGTTCCTTCTGTTGTTATCGATCACCATTCAACGAACGTGAAATTCGGAAACTGGAACTGGGTGGATCCATCCTTTGCGGCCACCGCTCAGATGATATTCAGAATCAACGAAGCACTCGGTGTAGAGTATGATTCGAAGCTTGCCACTCTGAACTACCTTGGGATCGCAACCGACACAGGGTTCTTCAGGCACTCCAACGCAGATGTCAGAGTGTTCGAAGACGCCTACAAACTGGTGAAGATGGGAGCAGATGCCCATTTTGTTGCCAAAGAAATCCTGGAGAACAAAAGATTCGAACAGTTTAAATTGTTCGCTGAAGTCCTTGAAAGGCTTCAACTGCTCGAAGATGGGAAGATAGCCTATTCTTACATTGACTACGACACATATCTCAAACACAACTGCACCGATGAGGACAGTGCGGGATTCGTTGGGGAGCTTCGTTCTATAAGGGGTGTGGAAGTGGCTGTGCTCTTCATGGAGTTCCCACGTGGTAAAATACACGTCAGCATGAGATCAAAAGATTGGTTCAATGTAAACGAGGTTGCCTTCGAGCTTGGAGGAGGAGGGCACCCGCGAGCGGCGGGGGTGACCTTTGAGGGGGAGAAAATAGAAGAAGTGATTCCTAAGGTTATAAATCATCTCTTGAAGAAGTTCAAAGAAGGTGTGGAAAGTGAGAGTGAAAAAATTTCTGAGGGAAACGTACTGGGGGGATGA